The Planktothrix tepida PCC 9214 genome window below encodes:
- a CDS encoding RNA-guided endonuclease TnpB family protein, whose translation MNKITRTIKLKFVNLNRCKAQMFEQMTEENTRIANKLLSWPIKERRQMTTAKIMSELKSALVNQVIRHTTSPTGRQTKQYKVLPVEVNNQNWKLSQKGSTYSISFPTLKGEKRIPIEVASPHWQPVLDGLLRGTIQGGSFKLIKHRNKWYAYLSITEDVPEVETEKRLGCDRGQNNLAVVAPQQGFGKFFKGHSVKHRRRYFQQRRQQLQEAKKFRALKKWNKKERRWMDAINHTISCRIVRFAESHNADVVIEDLEGCRNTMKQSKKSRSDSGESRHNWSYYSLEQKLNYKLALKGLKLIKRPAPYTSKSCSTCGVIGKRNRQDFNCPNGHYHNSDLNASRNLSQWDGFCCQLDLQRDASVMDSSGLTDGVFGTPPNSMNTVKQEEYIQLSLFDWARYENPTLSA comes from the coding sequence ATGAATAAGATAACTCGGACGATTAAATTAAAATTCGTGAATCTCAACCGTTGTAAAGCTCAAATGTTTGAGCAAATGACGGAAGAAAACACACGGATTGCTAATAAGCTGTTGTCATGGCCGATTAAAGAGCGACGTCAGATGACAACAGCTAAAATCATGTCCGAGTTAAAATCTGCCCTGGTGAATCAAGTCATTCGGCATACCACATCACCCACAGGTCGTCAAACCAAACAATATAAAGTTCTTCCGGTAGAAGTTAACAATCAAAACTGGAAATTAAGCCAAAAAGGGAGTACCTATTCAATTAGTTTCCCAACCCTCAAAGGTGAAAAAAGAATCCCCATTGAAGTTGCATCTCCTCATTGGCAACCTGTTTTAGATGGATTGCTAAGGGGAACAATTCAAGGGGGTTCTTTTAAATTAATTAAACATCGAAATAAGTGGTATGCCTATCTGTCAATTACTGAGGATGTTCCAGAAGTTGAGACAGAGAAAAGATTAGGGTGTGACCGAGGACAGAACAATTTAGCGGTAGTTGCACCTCAACAGGGTTTCGGTAAGTTCTTTAAAGGTCACAGCGTTAAACATCGAAGACGCTATTTTCAGCAAAGAAGACAGCAACTTCAAGAAGCTAAGAAATTTCGAGCTTTAAAGAAATGGAACAAAAAAGAGCGTCGATGGATGGATGCAATTAACCATACCATTAGTTGCCGGATTGTTCGTTTTGCTGAATCCCATAATGCTGATGTTGTTATTGAGGATTTAGAAGGATGTCGAAATACGATGAAGCAGAGTAAGAAATCTCGTTCTGATTCCGGTGAATCTCGACATAATTGGTCTTATTATTCTTTGGAACAAAAACTTAATTATAAGTTAGCTCTGAAGGGATTAAAATTAATTAAAAGACCTGCACCTTATACTTCTAAATCTTGTTCAACTTGTGGTGTTATTGGTAAAAGAAATCGACAGGATTTTAATTGCCCTAATGGTCACTACCATAATTCTGATTTGAATGCTTCACGAAACCTATCTCAATGGGACGGTTTCTGTTGTCAGTTAGACCTACAGAGAGATGCTTCTGTAATGGATTCATCCGGTTTAACTGATGGGGTGTTTGGCACACCCCCGAACTCGATGAATACGGTCAAACAAGAAGAGTACATTCAATTGTCTTTGTTTGACTGGGCTAGATACGAGAATCCCACCCTAAGCGCGTAG
- a CDS encoding mechanosensitive ion channel family protein has protein sequence MFGFPASAQEQFQPLFQSNIAGVTLDGRAIFKVSGAENLTAQERAEMISTKLQQAAISTEPIEVKVKPINEQPTLWLNNSYLLTVTQEDTQKQNLPEDQAQIWRSEIQEAVKEARKERSLDFFKKTTFKSILVLFLGGLVHWGLGWFWHHSLHRFFQLFIKSTPESSPSGNKPQNLELFLSLTLAGTRLGLWTAIILYLTNQFPFTRLLSYRLTGTLISTLTSKLITINKASYSIPDLLILVSLVWGLIVFAKVITDLLQSRVLNATRISRGAQEVVAVIFRYGFISLGTIVLLQVWGLDLSSLTILASALGIGIGFGFQDIAKNFGSGLVLLFERPIQVGDFVEVGDYMGTVERIGARSTVIKTLDQVSIIVPNSRFLESELINWHHDNPISGLRLSVGVAYKSSVEIVKDLLLSAAKANSEVLSLPSPQVLFKGFGDNSLNFELRVWISKPSRQFIIKSDLYFQIESLFRQYKIEIPFPQRDVNIRGSVPLELSPELQALIRQIAENKTNGYPQKLEGFGGQNSNP, from the coding sequence ATGTTCGGGTTTCCAGCTTCAGCACAGGAACAATTTCAACCCTTATTTCAATCTAATATTGCTGGCGTAACTTTAGACGGACGAGCCATTTTTAAAGTCAGTGGAGCCGAAAATTTGACTGCTCAAGAACGAGCAGAAATGATTAGTACCAAATTACAACAAGCGGCAATATCAACAGAACCCATAGAAGTTAAAGTTAAACCCATCAATGAACAACCCACCCTTTGGCTGAATAATTCCTATTTACTGACGGTAACTCAAGAAGATACACAAAAGCAAAATCTTCCTGAAGATCAAGCTCAAATCTGGCGTTCTGAAATTCAAGAAGCGGTTAAGGAAGCAAGGAAAGAACGCAGTCTTGATTTCTTTAAAAAAACAACCTTTAAAAGTATTTTAGTGCTGTTCTTGGGAGGCTTAGTTCATTGGGGATTAGGTTGGTTTTGGCATCATTCTCTCCACCGATTTTTTCAATTATTTATTAAGTCAACTCCTGAATCCTCTCCATCAGGAAATAAGCCCCAAAATTTAGAGTTATTTTTAAGTTTAACTCTAGCAGGTACAAGATTAGGATTATGGACAGCTATTATTCTCTATCTGACTAATCAATTTCCCTTTACCCGACTTTTAAGTTATCGATTAACGGGAACCTTAATTTCAACCTTAACTTCTAAACTGATTACCATTAATAAAGCGTCCTATTCTATTCCTGACTTATTAATTTTAGTGAGTTTAGTGTGGGGATTAATCGTTTTTGCTAAAGTCATCACCGACCTTTTACAATCTCGTGTTTTAAATGCCACCCGCATTAGTCGAGGTGCTCAAGAAGTCGTTGCAGTGATTTTTCGATATGGGTTTATTTCCCTGGGAACCATTGTTTTATTACAAGTTTGGGGGTTAGATTTAAGTTCTTTAACGATTTTAGCTAGTGCATTAGGGATTGGAATTGGGTTTGGATTTCAAGATATTGCTAAAAATTTTGGGAGTGGTTTAGTTTTGTTATTTGAACGTCCCATTCAAGTCGGAGATTTTGTTGAAGTGGGGGATTATATGGGTACGGTCGAACGAATTGGTGCTCGCAGTACGGTGATTAAAACTTTAGATCAAGTCTCTATTATTGTCCCAAATTCTCGTTTTTTAGAATCAGAACTGATTAATTGGCATCATGACAATCCTATTTCCGGTTTACGCTTATCTGTGGGGGTTGCCTATAAGTCGAGTGTAGAGATTGTCAAAGATTTATTATTATCAGCAGCAAAAGCGAATTCTGAAGTTTTATCTCTTCCCTCTCCTCAAGTTTTATTTAAAGGTTTTGGAGACAATTCACTCAATTTTGAATTAAGAGTTTGGATCTCTAAACCTAGCCGTCAGTTTATAATTAAAAGTGATCTTTATTTTCAAATAGAATCCCTTTTTAGACAATATAAGATCGAGATTCCCTTTCCTCAACGAGATGTCAATATTCGGGGAAGTGTTCCCTTAGAATTATCTCCTGAATTGCAAGCCCTAATCCGACAAATCGCCGAAAATAAAACAAATGGATACCCCCAAAAGTTAGAGGGTTTTGGGGGGCAAAATTCTAATCCTTAA
- a CDS encoding Uma2 family endonuclease yields the protein MSLMTIKDLEQVQKSLSEAGLDYQLELVEGKIEIMGPSDIVSSEIGVIFSRLLGNWVYPRRLGRVFDSAGGFILPDTNLKAPDVAFVRASRLRQSVRYFAELVPDLVVEIKSQSDRINLIKKKIKKFLELGSQVAILIDPDLLTVTVYRSTEEPIVLGNEDILTISELFPGWELPIAELWPPVFSEDED from the coding sequence ATGTCTCTAATGACGATAAAAGACTTAGAGCAAGTCCAAAAAAGCCTCTCAGAAGCTGGTTTAGATTATCAGTTAGAATTAGTAGAGGGAAAAATTGAGATTATGGGGCCATCAGATATTGTTTCTAGTGAAATTGGAGTGATTTTCAGCCGTTTACTAGGTAACTGGGTTTATCCCCGTCGTTTAGGTCGTGTCTTTGACTCTGCTGGCGGTTTTATTCTTCCTGATACTAATCTTAAAGCCCCTGATGTTGCTTTTGTGCGGGCTTCTCGTCTCAGACAAAGTGTGCGCTATTTTGCTGAATTAGTGCCGGATTTAGTGGTAGAAATTAAATCTCAAAGCGATCGCATTAATCTGATCAAAAAGAAAATCAAGAAATTCTTAGAATTAGGATCACAAGTTGCGATTTTGATCGATCCTGATTTGTTAACGGTTACGGTTTATCGTTCTACAGAAGAACCGATTGTACTGGGAAATGAGGATATTTTAACAATTTCTGAATTGTTTCCAGGTTGGGAATTACCCATTGCTGAATTATGGCCGCCTGTTTTTAGCGAAGATGAAGATTAA
- the hpf gene encoding ribosome hibernation-promoting factor, HPF/YfiA family, giving the protein MKLVIQGKNLEVTTAIHEYVHQKITKAVSHFEQLTTEVDVHLSVARNPRINPKQTAEVTIYANGTVIRAQESSENLYASIDLVADKIARQLRKYKERRQDKTHNLPKTGEVVNEHPVVEDLVGNRSPELPQEVVRTKYFAMPPMTINEALEQLQLIDHDFYMFRNAETEEINVIYKRSHHGGYGVIQPRQGEGVSNGKSVQGNTEVLSSPKATKV; this is encoded by the coding sequence ATGAAGCTTGTTATCCAGGGTAAAAATTTGGAAGTTACGACTGCAATTCACGAATATGTACATCAAAAGATTACAAAAGCTGTCAGTCATTTTGAACAATTGACGACGGAAGTTGATGTACATTTGTCAGTTGCTCGGAACCCTCGGATAAATCCAAAACAAACCGCAGAAGTGACAATTTATGCCAACGGAACTGTGATTCGCGCTCAGGAAAGTAGTGAAAATCTTTACGCGAGCATTGATCTAGTCGCTGACAAAATTGCTCGCCAACTGCGGAAGTACAAAGAAAGACGCCAGGATAAAACCCACAATCTACCCAAAACGGGTGAAGTGGTTAACGAACATCCAGTTGTTGAAGACTTGGTTGGAAATCGTTCTCCTGAATTGCCCCAAGAGGTGGTTCGCACAAAATATTTTGCGATGCCTCCAATGACGATTAATGAAGCTTTAGAACAGCTTCAATTGATTGATCATGATTTCTATATGTTCCGCAATGCCGAGACTGAAGAAATTAATGTGATCTACAAGCGCTCTCATCACGGTGGTTATGGTGTAATTCAACCCCGCCAAGGAGAAGGAGTCAGCAACGGTAAATCCGTTCAGGGCAATACTGAGGTTTTAAGTTCACCCAAAGCGACTAAAGTTTAG
- the lipB gene encoding lipoyl(octanoyl) transferase LipB: MRPPCQIYYFGSVPYTVAWNWQHSLIEDRKLNPALDDVLMLLEHPPVYTLGQGADLQFLKFDPLKSPVELHRVERGGEVTYHCPGQLVGYPILNLKRHTPDLHWYLRQLEEVLIQVLRFYELPGERIPGLTGVWIGEVKVAAVGIKVSRWITMHGFALNVCPDMQGFEAIVPCGIAHRPVGSLAQFIPGITIEKIRPQIAKTFAQIFEVELIPPQVELIPTGII; this comes from the coding sequence GTGCGTCCCCCTTGTCAAATTTATTACTTCGGATCGGTTCCCTATACGGTGGCTTGGAACTGGCAACACTCTTTGATTGAAGACCGAAAGCTCAACCCGGCTCTTGATGATGTGTTGATGCTGTTGGAACATCCCCCCGTCTATACTTTGGGGCAGGGGGCTGATCTGCAATTTCTCAAGTTTGATCCGCTCAAGAGTCCTGTTGAACTGCATCGGGTAGAACGCGGGGGCGAAGTCACCTATCATTGTCCAGGGCAGTTGGTCGGGTATCCGATTTTAAACCTAAAACGCCATACCCCCGATTTACACTGGTATTTACGGCAGTTAGAAGAAGTGTTAATCCAAGTGTTAAGATTTTATGAACTTCCGGGAGAACGAATTCCCGGTTTAACGGGGGTTTGGATCGGGGAAGTGAAGGTTGCCGCCGTTGGCATTAAAGTCAGTCGCTGGATTACCATGCACGGTTTTGCCTTGAATGTATGCCCTGATATGCAAGGGTTTGAAGCGATTGTTCCCTGTGGTATTGCCCATCGACCCGTCGGGAGTTTAGCCCAATTTATTCCCGGTATTACAATCGAAAAAATACGCCCCCAAATTGCTAAAACCTTTGCTCAGATCTTTGAAGTAGAGTTGATTCCGCCTCAAGTCGAGTTGATTCCTACGGGAATAATTTAG
- the rpsU gene encoding 30S ribosomal protein S21 encodes MSQVVLGETEQLESALRRFKRKVSQAGIFADLKKNRHFETPGQKRKRKEVARHKERRRLRNRRQQFQNSDS; translated from the coding sequence ATGAGCCAAGTCGTTCTCGGTGAAACAGAACAATTAGAGTCCGCCCTACGTCGCTTTAAGCGGAAAGTTTCACAAGCTGGCATTTTTGCCGATCTGAAAAAAAATCGTCATTTTGAAACCCCCGGACAAAAACGCAAGCGGAAAGAGGTAGCTCGCCATAAAGAACGTCGTCGCCTTCGTAACCGTAGACAACAATTTCAAAATAGTGACTCCTAA
- a CDS encoding response regulator, translating into MLNYANITPATQILIVDDVLENLELLCHFLTEVGYEVISALDGESALKQVNHHHPELILLDVMMPGLTGYEVCQQLKASPQTRDIPVIFLSALAEINDKVRGFEVGGVDYITKPFEIEDVIIRVKNQLTIVQQQKQLQQQKTQLEQEIKERRRVELALQDSIKREKTSARVIQRMRQTLNLNTIFNATTAELRKVLQCDRVVIYQFNPDWSGKFVAESVESGWIPLVKAQNYDLVMNQAAISNSDCVFERLTEIPEIIVQDTYLQETQGGVYSRGVSYRCVENIYKSHFSPCYIDLLERFQAKSYLTVAIFCGNQLWGLLAAYQNTNFRKWEQTEMQMVVQIASQLGVAVHQAQLFSKIKQQTEELKIAKQSAESANAAKSEFLANMSHELRTPLNAILGFAQILKKDFSMSLEQRKHIEIINRSGEHLLDLINDVLELSKIEAGKITLMETRFDLLMLLHNIKDMLHLKAESKGLLFELEISPTVPQYIIADERKLRQVLANLLGNAIKFTEKGRVQLCVSAEKKAGQEPSIELHNSMVNSDYPELCSQFNFSTVLEGLSKNPKIQIQFKIKDTGVGISPEELCLLFEAFSQTEAGRQSGQGTGLGLPISRHFVQLMGGDIQVESIRDQGSIFTFEIQAKIDTEPTISSPHIQQQIIHLAPDQKPARILIVDDDSDNRSLLVKILGKIGFDVQEACDGQEALALWQSWQPDLICLDMQLPILDGFATARQIRSQEQQNAIPILAITASVFEQDRHSISVAGCNDWISKPFKEEVLLEKIREHLGVEYLYQEPYSNCILPTMTTSSVSYTLKTQLAMLPPAFIQELHYAATQCSDDLVLKLIDQIPGDFLDLTQVIKEWVLNFRFDLIIDLTHPIQSPKQ; encoded by the coding sequence ATGTTGAACTATGCAAATATAACCCCGGCTACTCAAATTCTGATTGTCGATGATGTTTTGGAAAATTTAGAATTACTATGCCATTTTCTGACGGAAGTTGGATATGAAGTGATCAGTGCGTTAGACGGAGAATCTGCATTAAAACAGGTGAATCATCATCATCCCGAACTGATTTTATTGGATGTAATGATGCCCGGTTTAACAGGTTATGAAGTTTGCCAACAATTAAAAGCTTCTCCCCAAACCCGTGATATTCCTGTAATTTTTTTGAGTGCTTTAGCAGAAATTAACGATAAAGTTAGGGGGTTTGAAGTTGGAGGAGTAGACTATATTACAAAACCCTTTGAAATTGAAGATGTTATTATTCGTGTTAAAAATCAACTCACCATTGTTCAACAACAAAAACAGTTACAACAACAAAAAACTCAATTAGAACAGGAAATTAAAGAGCGAAGACGAGTAGAATTAGCACTTCAAGATAGTATTAAACGGGAAAAAACCAGCGCTCGTGTCATTCAACGAATGCGACAAACCTTAAACTTAAATACAATTTTTAACGCTACAACCGCAGAATTAAGAAAGGTATTACAGTGTGATCGAGTTGTGATTTATCAGTTTAATCCTGACTGGAGTGGAAAGTTTGTTGCTGAATCTGTAGAATCGGGTTGGATACCCTTAGTCAAAGCCCAAAATTATGATCTAGTGATGAATCAAGCTGCTATTTCCAATTCGGATTGTGTGTTTGAACGCTTAACTGAAATTCCCGAAATTATTGTTCAAGATACTTACTTACAGGAAACCCAAGGGGGAGTTTACAGCCGAGGGGTAAGTTATCGATGTGTTGAGAATATTTATAAAAGCCATTTTAGTCCTTGTTATATTGATTTATTAGAACGATTTCAAGCTAAATCTTATTTAACCGTTGCCATTTTTTGCGGGAATCAATTATGGGGTTTGTTAGCGGCTTATCAAAATACAAATTTTCGCAAATGGGAACAAACAGAAATGCAAATGGTCGTACAAATTGCCAGTCAATTAGGGGTAGCGGTTCATCAAGCTCAACTCTTTTCTAAGATCAAACAGCAAACAGAAGAATTGAAAATTGCCAAACAATCGGCAGAGTCAGCTAATGCAGCTAAAAGTGAATTTTTAGCTAATATGAGCCATGAACTCCGAACTCCGTTGAATGCGATTTTAGGATTTGCCCAAATCTTAAAGAAAGATTTTTCTATGTCCTTAGAACAACGCAAACATATCGAAATTATTAATCGCAGTGGAGAACATTTACTGGATTTAATTAATGATGTTTTAGAACTCTCTAAAATTGAAGCCGGAAAAATAACATTAATGGAAACTCGATTTGATCTGTTAATGCTGCTTCATAATATTAAAGATATGTTGCACTTAAAAGCAGAAAGTAAAGGCTTATTATTTGAACTGGAAATTTCCCCTACGGTTCCTCAATATATTATTGCAGATGAAAGAAAATTACGCCAAGTCTTAGCAAATTTATTAGGAAATGCCATTAAATTTACAGAAAAAGGTCGAGTTCAATTGTGTGTGAGTGCTGAAAAGAAAGCGGGACAGGAACCTTCTATTGAATTACACAATAGTATGGTAAATAGTGATTATCCCGAACTTTGCTCACAGTTCAATTTTTCTACTGTCTTAGAAGGTTTATCCAAAAATCCCAAAATCCAGATTCAATTTAAAATCAAAGATACAGGAGTTGGGATTTCTCCCGAAGAACTTTGTTTATTATTTGAAGCCTTTTCCCAAACTGAAGCGGGTCGTCAATCAGGCCAAGGAACAGGATTAGGCTTACCCATTAGCCGTCATTTTGTCCAGTTAATGGGGGGGGATATTCAAGTAGAGTCTATTCGAGATCAAGGGTCAATTTTTACCTTTGAAATTCAAGCCAAAATCGACACAGAACCCACCATATCATCTCCCCATATCCAGCAACAAATCATTCATCTTGCACCCGATCAAAAGCCGGCTCGTATTTTAATTGTGGACGATGATTCAGATAACCGTTCATTATTAGTAAAAATACTAGGAAAAATTGGTTTTGACGTTCAAGAAGCCTGTGATGGTCAAGAAGCTTTAGCACTTTGGCAAAGTTGGCAACCTGATTTAATTTGTTTAGATATGCAATTACCGATTCTCGATGGTTTTGCTACGGCTCGTCAAATTCGCAGCCAAGAACAGCAAAATGCCATTCCGATTTTAGCGATTACTGCCTCTGTTTTTGAACAAGATCGACACTCTATTTCCGTAGCGGGATGTAATGATTGGATTAGTAAACCTTTTAAAGAAGAAGTTTTGTTAGAGAAAATTCGCGAACATTTAGGAGTAGAATATTTGTATCAAGAACCTTATTCAAATTGTATATTGCCTACAATGACAACATCTTCAGTAAGTTATACCTTGAAAACTCAATTGGCGATGTTACCCCCTGCATTCATTCAAGAATTACACTATGCAGCTACTCAATGTAGCGATGATTTAGTTTTAAAATTAATTGATCAAATCCCCGGAGATTTTTTGGATTTGACCCAAGTGATTAAAGAATGGGTGCTAAATTTTAGATTTGATCTAATTATTGATTTAACTCATCCGATTCAATCCCCTAAGCAATGA
- a CDS encoding GGDEF domain-containing response regulator — MNNDQNSLNSCEILIIDDYPDNLRVLAAILSEQGYRVRKAINGKIALATIETQIPDLILLDIQLPDINGYELCRQIKAHPKTDSIPILMISVHDQPEDIVRAFSEGAVDYIKKPFQPEEVIVRVKTQLMIRHLHHQLKSQNQTLFEKNYQLKLEVEQRMQMEDALKEANSKLQKLAFIDSLTGLGNRRYFDDQLPRSWRQMARNKQFISLILCDLDYFKTYNDTYGHPAGDLCLKQVAHAINRAVKRPGDAVFRYGGEEFVIILPETPLDGAIQVTKNIQLEVEQLHLLHTNFSIYRQITLSFGISGQYPNPNTSPTGLVIQADQALYEAKSKGRNTYVVYSFPSHV; from the coding sequence ATGAATAACGATCAAAATTCTTTAAATTCCTGTGAAATATTAATTATTGATGATTATCCTGATAATTTGCGAGTTTTAGCAGCAATTTTATCGGAACAAGGTTATCGAGTTAGAAAAGCAATTAATGGTAAAATTGCCTTGGCAACTATTGAAACTCAAATCCCAGATTTAATCTTATTAGATATTCAACTTCCTGATATTAATGGTTATGAACTGTGTCGTCAAATTAAAGCGCATCCCAAAACCGATAGTATTCCGATTTTAATGATTAGTGTTCATGATCAACCTGAAGATATTGTCAGAGCTTTTTCAGAAGGAGCAGTAGACTATATCAAAAAACCGTTTCAACCCGAAGAAGTCATTGTTCGAGTTAAAACTCAACTGATGATTAGACATCTTCATCACCAATTAAAATCCCAAAATCAGACTCTCTTTGAAAAAAATTATCAATTAAAATTAGAAGTTGAACAACGGATGCAAATGGAGGATGCTTTAAAAGAAGCGAATTCTAAATTACAAAAATTAGCTTTTATTGACAGCTTAACCGGCTTAGGAAATCGTCGTTATTTTGATGATCAGTTGCCTCGTTCTTGGCGACAAATGGCTAGAAACAAACAATTTATTTCCTTAATTTTGTGTGATTTAGACTATTTTAAAACTTATAATGATACCTATGGTCATCCGGCTGGAGATCTGTGTCTGAAACAAGTTGCTCATGCCATTAATCGTGCGGTTAAACGTCCTGGGGATGCTGTTTTCCGTTATGGGGGTGAAGAATTTGTTATTATACTGCCTGAGACTCCCCTAGACGGTGCGATACAAGTTACTAAAAATATACAGCTTGAAGTGGAACAACTTCATCTTCTGCACACTAATTTTTCTATTTATCGACAAATCACCTTGAGTTTTGGAATTTCGGGTCAATATCCTAATCCAAACACATCACCCACGGGTTTAGTCATTCAAGCTGATCAAGCACTTTATGAAGCTAAGAGCAAGGGACGTAACACTTATGTTGTTTATTCTTTCCCAAGTCATGTTTAA
- a CDS encoding RNA recognition motif domain-containing protein: MTIYVGNLSYSVTEQDLTEVFAEYGNVKQVQLPIDRETQRKRGFGFVEMETDAQEAKAIEELDGAEWMDRVLKVNKARPREERKPSRGGWGGGGNSNYRGGRQ, encoded by the coding sequence ATGACTATTTACGTTGGTAATCTTTCCTATAGCGTCACAGAACAAGATCTCACAGAAGTCTTTGCTGAGTACGGTAATGTTAAGCAAGTTCAGCTTCCCATTGATCGGGAAACTCAACGCAAACGGGGTTTCGGCTTCGTGGAAATGGAAACAGATGCTCAAGAAGCCAAAGCCATCGAAGAGTTAGATGGTGCTGAATGGATGGATCGCGTCCTGAAAGTGAATAAAGCCCGTCCTCGTGAAGAACGCAAACCCTCCAGAGGAGGCTGGGGCGGCGGCGGTAATTCTAACTATCGCGGTGGTCGTCAGTAA
- a CDS encoding potassium channel family protein — MKPRIIVCSLGRTGYQIFRLLKQQGAIVVGMSDRPIPQEGSDVIVGNLRSASTLLAAGVKTAHALILAGNDEAINLAILMQARILNPQIRIINRLFNTNLGTRLNQTLPDHSTMSVSALAAPVFAFAALGNQAIGQLELFNQIWPIHEELIDQNHPWLGKSLRDLWAEPNRMLIYYLPFKDQIDLVSGVMADQQLQVGDRLIVALKPQTRQTQKDLGYRLLKFKRGLQKFKQYAKSALIVSLILCLTILGATLTYIFADPSYSFVDSLYFSVGMITGAGGNEQVVEHSPEAIKLFTVVMMLIGTGVVGISYALLNDFILGTRLKDYVNATRVPERNHYIICGLGELGLNIAQHLYQRGYEVVVIERDPNSRFMSTAKGLKIPVFEGDASLANTLKSVNVEAAEALLAVTNDDTGNLEIALSARGLAPHLRVITRTHDSHFALMVQQVFDFEAVLNTTEIAAPAFAAAALGGRILGSGITADSLWVALGTLITPNHPFSGKRVQEVARKVDFVPLYIETAYQTIHSWELLNFLLQPGDILYLTMPANHIEHLWHSLPPERTSWEDNRVLSPEPSIGPGKN; from the coding sequence ATGAAACCTCGAATCATCGTTTGTAGCTTAGGTCGCACCGGATATCAGATTTTTAGACTCTTGAAACAACAAGGGGCGATTGTGGTGGGAATGAGCGACCGACCGATTCCCCAAGAAGGGTCTGATGTGATTGTGGGAAATTTACGATCCGCCTCCACTTTATTAGCGGCTGGGGTGAAAACGGCTCATGCTTTAATTTTAGCGGGAAATGATGAAGCGATCAATTTAGCAATTTTAATGCAGGCGCGAATTTTAAATCCTCAAATTCGGATTATTAATCGTTTATTTAATACTAATTTGGGAACCCGCCTGAATCAAACCTTACCCGATCACAGTACGATGAGTGTTTCGGCTTTAGCCGCCCCTGTATTCGCCTTTGCGGCTTTGGGAAATCAAGCCATTGGACAACTGGAATTATTTAATCAAATTTGGCCGATTCATGAAGAGTTAATTGATCAAAATCATCCTTGGTTGGGAAAAAGTTTGAGGGATTTATGGGCTGAACCTAATCGAATGTTAATTTATTATTTACCTTTTAAAGATCAAATTGATTTAGTTTCTGGGGTAATGGCTGATCAACAACTGCAAGTGGGCGATCGCTTAATTGTTGCTCTCAAACCCCAAACTCGTCAAACTCAAAAAGATTTAGGATATCGACTTTTAAAATTCAAACGCGGTCTACAAAAATTTAAACAATATGCCAAGTCTGCTCTGATTGTGAGCTTGATTTTATGTCTGACCATATTAGGTGCGACTTTAACTTATATTTTCGCCGATCCCAGTTATTCTTTTGTAGATTCTCTGTATTTTTCTGTGGGAATGATTACTGGAGCCGGGGGGAATGAACAAGTGGTTGAACATTCCCCGGAGGCGATTAAACTGTTTACCGTTGTGATGATGTTAATCGGGACTGGAGTAGTTGGAATTAGTTATGCGTTATTGAATGATTTTATTTTAGGCACTCGGTTAAAAGATTATGTGAACGCCACACGGGTTCCTGAACGCAATCATTATATTATTTGTGGCTTAGGAGAATTGGGATTAAATATTGCTCAACATTTATATCAACGCGGGTATGAAGTCGTTGTGATTGAACGTGATCCCAACAGTCGATTTATGAGCACCGCCAAAGGGTTAAAAATTCCGGTTTTTGAAGGAGATGCGAGTTTAGCCAATACCCTCAAAAGCGTGAATGTTGAAGCCGCAGAAGCGTTACTGGCTGTTACTAATGATGATACGGGAAACTTAGAAATTGCCTTGAGTGCGAGGGGATTAGCACCGCATTTACGAGTGATTACCCGTACCCATGATTCCCATTTTGCCTTAATGGTTCAACAAGTTTTTGATTTTGAAGCGGTCTTAAATACAACAGAAATTGCGGCTCCAGCCTTTGCGGCGGCGGCATTAGGCGGACGGATTTTAGGAAGTGGAATCACCGCCGATAGTCTTTGGGTGGCGTTAGGAACCTTGATTACTCCCAATCATCCGTTTTCTGGAAAACGAGTCCAAGAGGTAGCCCGAAAAGTAGATTTTGTTCCTTTATATATTGAAACCGCTTATCAAACGATTCACAGTTGGGAACTGTTGAACTTTTTGCTACAACCGGGGGATATTTTATATCTAACCATGCCAGCGAACCACATTGAACACCTATGGCATTCTCTCCCCCCAGAACGAACTTCCTGGGAGGATAATCGTGTCCTCAGCCCAGAACCCAGCATCGGGCCAGGAAAAAACTAA